The Mesorhizobium sp. NBSH29 genome has a segment encoding these proteins:
- the rplJ gene encoding 50S ribosomal protein L10, which translates to MDRAEKRELVTGLNDAFKGAGSVVVAHYAGITVAQMNDLRSKMRAAGGTVKVAKNRLAKIALQGTESENIIELFKGQTLIAYSEDPIAAPKVAADFAKINDRLVIIGGSMGTTTLNADGVKALAMLPSLDELRAKLVGMIVTPATRIAQVVNAPAASVARVIGAYARKDEAA; encoded by the coding sequence GTGGACAGAGCGGAAAAACGCGAACTCGTCACGGGCCTGAATGATGCGTTCAAGGGCGCAGGTTCAGTCGTCGTGGCCCACTATGCCGGCATCACCGTCGCACAAATGAACGACCTTCGGTCGAAAATGCGTGCAGCCGGTGGAACCGTCAAAGTCGCGAAGAACCGTCTCGCCAAAATCGCTCTTCAGGGCACGGAATCCGAAAACATCATCGAGCTGTTCAAGGGACAGACGCTGATTGCTTATTCGGAGGATCCGATTGCGGCGCCGAAAGTTGCAGCCGATTTCGCCAAGATCAATGACCGTCTGGTCATTATCGGTGGTTCGATGGGAACAACTACGCTCAACGCCGATGGGGTAAAGGCTCTTGCCATGCTCCCGTCGCTCGATGAGTTGCGCGCCAAGCTGGTTGGCATGATCGTCACCCCAGCAACCCGGATCGCCCAGGTCGTCAATGCACCCGCAGCTTCGGTTGCGCGCGTCATTGGCGCTTATGCCCGGAAGGACGAGGCGGCATGA
- the rplL gene encoding 50S ribosomal protein L7/L12, which translates to MADLAKIVDDLSSLTVLEAAELSKMLEEKWGVSAAAPVAAAAAGGGAVAAPVEEKTEFDVVLTDAGAQKINVIKEVRAITGLGLKEAKDLVEAAPKPVKEAVSKADADKFKAQLEAAGAKVELK; encoded by the coding sequence ATGGCTGATCTTGCAAAGATCGTAGACGACCTGTCGAGCCTGACCGTCCTCGAGGCGGCTGAGCTCTCCAAGATGCTGGAAGAGAAGTGGGGCGTTTCGGCTGCTGCTCCTGTTGCAGCAGCTGCTGCTGGCGGCGGTGCCGTTGCTGCTCCGGTTGAAGAGAAGACCGAATTCGACGTCGTCCTCACCGACGCCGGCGCACAGAAGATCAACGTGATCAAGGAAGTTCGCGCGATCACCGGTCTCGGCCTGAAAGAAGCCAAGGATCTGGTGGAAGCCGCTCCGAAGCCTGTCAAGGAAGCCGTTTCGAAGGCAGATGCCGACAAGTTCAAGGCCCAGCTGGAAGCAGCCGGCGCCAAGGTTGAACTGAAGTAA